The genomic stretch GGCGAGTCCGAGGACGAACGCGACCGACACGGCGACGACGATCTGCACCGAGCGCCGGGTGGAGGCGCGTTGGGCCATCACCCGCTGGCGCATGTCGACCTCCTCGCGCGCGGACTTGGCGAGGGCGCCGAGCACCTGCCGCAGACCGGGGCCGCGCAGCCGGGCGTTGAGGATCAGCGCGGCGACGATGATGTCGGCGGACGCGTCGTCGATCTCGTCGGCGAGGATGTGCAGCGCGTCGGGCAGCGGAGTGCGGGCACGCAACCGGTCGACGAGCGCGTCGAGATGGGGCCGCAGGACAGGGGCGGCCGCCCGCGCGGACGCCGGGATGGCCTGCTCCAGGCCGACGGCGCCGGCGATGGTGTCGCGCAGGGACTCGGTCCAGGAGGCGAGGGCCTCCACGCGGCGCATGGCGGCGCGCTCCTCGGCGGCACCGCCGAAGAGCCGGTCCCAGAAGAAGACGAGGACGCCCGCAGCGATGCCCGCCACCGCCCAGCGGGTCAGCAGCAGCACGGCGAGGCCGACGATGACGGCGAGCGAGCCGCGCCGCCCGGCGAACCGGACGAGTTCGGCGGCGCGTTCATTGGCGCGCTGCTTCTCGTGCTCGGGCTTCGCGGGCAGGCCGCGGATCGCGATCAGCAGCAGCGCGAGTCCGCCGCCGACGGCGACGCCGCTGCCGATGGAGTACAGGACCGCGGTCGAGAACAGGGCCCCGAGTGCGCCGAAGTCCATGGTCACCCCCAGCTTCCGTGGGGCCGGTAGCCCTGGGCCATCAGGTCCTCCAGGCAGGCGATGGGCGCATGCGGTACGACCCGTCCGTCCGGGGCCTCGGCGAAGATCTCACTGGACAGCACACGGCCGTCGACGCCGTTGACCTCGCGGACGGAGGTGACCATGCGCTGGAGCCGGCCGCCGCTCTGGAAGTTGTTGCGCCGCTGGATGAAGACGACGAAGTTGACCGCGCCCGCGATCAGCATCTGGCTGGCCTCGATGGGCAGCCGCTCGGACGCCTGCAACGCGTACGTCGAAATGCGGTTGAAGACCTCGCTGGAGCTGTTGGCGTGGATCGTGGACAGCGAGCCGTCGTTGCCCTGCGACATCGCGTTCAGCATGGTGACGATCTCGTCGCCCAGCACCTCGCCGACGATGACGCGGGACGGGTTCATACGCAGCGACCGGCGCACCAGCTCCGCCATGGGGATGGCGCCCTGCCCCTCGGAGTTGGGCAGCCGCTCCTCGAACGCGACGACGTTCGGGTGCAGGTCGGGGAAGGTGTCGAGGCCCAGCTCCAGGGCGCGCTCGACGGTGATGAGCCGCTCGTGCGGCGGGATCTCGTTGGCGAGCGCCCGCAGCAGGGTGGTCTTACCGGCGTTGGTGGCACCGGCGATCATGATGTTCTTGCGGGCGCGGACCGCGCAGGCCATGAAATGGGCGACCTCCGGCGTCAGCGTGCCGTTGCCGACCAGGTCGGATATGAACACCTTGCCCATACGGGCACGCCGGATGGACAGCGCGGGCCGCCGGGCGACATCCATGACGGCGGAGAGCCGGGAGCCGTCGGGCAGCCGAAGGTCCAGCTGCGGGTTGGCGGAGTCGAAGGGCCGCGAGGACAGACCGGAGTAGGCGCCGAGCACCTGTATCAGCTCGATGAGCTCCTCGTCGGAGTCGGCGACGGGCTCGCCCTTCACCTCACGCCCGTCGGCGAATCCGACGAAGACCTGGTCGCAGCCGTTGATGTCGATGTTCTCGACCTCGGGGTCGTCCAGCAGCGGCTGAAGCCGCCCCACGCCGAACAGCGCGGCGTGCACGGCGGCGGCGTACTGCTCCTCGGTCTCGGCGTCCAGCGGCGTCCGGCCCGCGTTGATCTCGGCGCGAGCGTGCTCTTCCAGGATCTGCGCGATCACCGCGCGGGCGTACTGCCGCTCGTCCTCGGTGGACATCGGCGCGACGCCACTGACCTGGTCCAGCCGCCGCTGCTCGGCGATACGGTCACCGGCGTCCTGCCGGAACCGCTTGACCAACTGGTGGTCGACAGCGGTCATCGGCCGGCCTCCGCGTGACCCTGCTGGGGCTGGTACGGCGGCTGCGACTGGCCTTGCTGCGGCTGGTGGGGCCCGCCTTGGTGGGGCTGCTGAGCCTGGGGGTGGCCGGCTTGCTGGGCCTGCTGAGCCTGGGGGTAGCCGTAGCCGCCTTGCTGAGCCTGAGGGTACCCGCCCTGCTGGACCTGGGGATGTCCGCCCTGCTGGGGCTGCTGATGCGCGCCCTGTTGGGCCTGGCGGTACTGGACCTGTTGGGCCTGTTGGGCCTGGGCCTGCTGGGCCTGCTGGGCCTCGGGGTACCGGGTCTGCTGAGCCTGGGGGTACTGGGTCTGCTGAGCCTGGGCGGAGACGGCCCAGGCTGCGCCGTACTGCTGGTTCAGATCGGCGGCGATCTTGCGGGCCGAGCGGACCAGCAGAGACTTGTCGAGGCGGCCGCGCTTACGGCCGGCCAGCATGTCGGCGCCGGCCGGGTCGTCCGCGAGGGTGCCGACGACCCGGGCGCCGGTCTGGGCGTGCACCAGCATGTCGTTGACCTGGTTGACGAGCTTGCCGGAGCCGGCCGGGTCGTCGATCAGAACGACACCGATGAGCGGGGTGGCAAGGGCGGCGGCACCGCGCGACCCCCCGTGCAGCCGCGTGGACAGGTGGGCGGCCCGGTCCCGGACCCGGGCCAGCGCCTCCGGCTCGGTACGGGAGAGGAGCAGCACGAGCGCCGCGTGCGGGAACAGCTCGACGGCCGGGGTGTCGCCGCTGATGCGTCCGCAGTCGGCGATGACGTCGGCGGGCGCCTGGGGCGAGTCGGCGAGGGAGGCGAAGGAGCGTCCGAGGGTCGGCCACAGGCTGGCGAGCCCGGCGGCCTGCTCGGCTATGCCGAGGCCCACGAGTACCTCCAGCCCGCCGCTCAACGGCTGGACGTGGTCCCACAGTTGATCGGGCACCAGCCCGCGCCGGGCGGTCGCGGCTATCGACAGCAGGCCGGTGTTGGGGTTGAGCGGCCCACCGTGCGCGGCGGTACTGCGGTACACGAGGTCACCGCCCGCCGGGTCGGTCTCGGCGAGCAGGACACGGCGCGGCCAGACCGCGGCGAGCGCGACGGCCGCCGTGGTGACACCGGGGGAACCCTTGTCGGCGGCGAGAGCGATGAGCGCCATGGGGTGGGGGCCGCCTTCTAGTTGCCGGAGCCGGAGACGTGCACGACGGCGATCGCTTGGTCGGAGGCGGCGCGTGCCACGGCGGCGGCGTCGGCCTGGTCGACGATCAGGGTCAGCGAGAGATTGCCGGTGCTGATGGTGGCGTCGCCGGCGTCCTTCATGTTCCCCACCTTGGCGGTGGTGAGGGGATCGCCGGAGGAACCAGAGGAGGAGCCGGAGGAGGCGCCGGCACCGGTGCCGGTCTTGCTCGAACTGGAGCTGCTGCTGCCGACGTTGTAGACGGCGACCGTGTCACCGGGCTGGATGTCCGCCGGGTACTGGCCGTCCTTGAGGGAGACACCGACGACGGCCTTGCCGGCCGGCAGCACATTCCCCTTGGTGAACATCTGGCCCACGACGATAGTGCCGGGGTAGATCGTGGTCCGCGCCTTGTAGTCCTTCAGGGCGCCCAACTGGTCCCACCGGACGTAGTCGATGCTGCTGTCGTCGGCGACCATCACGGACGTGGAGTTGCCGCTGTTGACGGCCTGCCCGGCCTGGATCGGCTGCGTCACCTTGACGACCTCGATCCGGTTCCCGGCACGCAGCACCAGCGTGGTCGCGCCCAGCGCACCGAGCAGGATCAGCAGCACCGCGAGCGCGGCCAGGGCGGGCTTGCGCTCCCGCGGCGGAGTGGGAAGCCGCTCGCCGACCGTCCCCTGAGCCGCAGCACCGGCCCGACCGGCGCCAGCCCCCGCACGCTCTTGGATCTTCACGCAAACGCTCCCCGTACACCCAAGAAAGTCTCGCCTGTCAGATTCCGCTCACAACCGGGCCGTTCACGACGCCCGGGACACTCCGCCGACTTGCCGCGCCTGGATAACCAGCGCCGGGGCCAGTGTCAAGCCATCGCACCGTATCAGCCGCACATAAGCCCCTCAAGGCGCGTCCCGGCTCCTTGCTCTCGTCGCCAAGACGGAGACCTGTTCCTCACGTACCACTCATCAGGCCTGCACAATTCACTCACGTGAGCCGGCATCCCACTGGCGCGCACGTGCACCCGGCCGAGCCGACCTCAGACCACCTGTGTGACGTAGGCAGCAGGCCGCCGCGGCTCCTGCGGTCGGTTCGCTCTGGTGAAACCGAGAACCACGCCTGTAGCGTCAGACCCATTGGCCAACCGACATAAGACCTCTTCCTGTTGGGAGTCGATCGTGAGCCGCCGTTCTCTACCCGTTGCCGTCGCCTTGACTGCGACTGCAGCCCTCCTGCTGACGGCATGCGGCAGTGGTGGCAGCTCGTCGAAGGACAACAACAAGATCGCGGGCGCCGACACCAACGGCACGAAGACCTCGGCATCGCCGAGCCCTTCCTCGGACGACGGTGCAGGCCGCCCCAAGATCACGCTTCCCGGCGATGTCCAGGACGTCTTCGAAGGATGGAAGGCCGGAGACCCCAAGACCGATCCGGTGCTCGCCGACGCCGAACGACGCATCGACGCCACGAACTACGCCCTCTCGCAGGCAAACCCCGACGAGCCGTCGCTCGGCTTCTACTACACAGGGGATGCCCTCGTGGGAGCCGCCCAGTGGGTCAAACAAGCTAAGGACGCGGGTGTCGTCCTCACAGGGACAACTCGTTACTTCAATCCCCGAGTCAATATCTACGCGGCGAACAGCGCCACGCTCAGCTACTGCTCATTCGAAGGCAGGGCATACGAGAAGAGCCGAAAGACCGGCAAAATCAACAAGGATCCCGTGACCAACGACTCGTACCTCCTCTACACCACGCGCCTGGAGAAGAACGACAAAGGGGTCTGGCAGACAAATGCTCTCCGGAGCGACAGGGGGAACAAGGCATGCACTCCCTGACCAGGGGTAACTCAACGACCAGCTTGCGAAGATGGGCCGTCGTGGCGGGCACCACCGCTCTCGCCTGCGGCGTACTCACGCCACCCGCCTGGGCAAGCTTCCGCCCAGGCGGCGGTAACCAGGGCCATACGACCACGTCGTCCAAGCGGGACGGGCAGTCGATCGAGTCTCGAGTCACCTTCTCCGGCTCCACCAGAAACCCCAGCGACTCGTCGTCCCCCGCAGTCACCCCCGTAGGCAACTGGGCCCCACCCGCCTGCTGGTACGAACCGATCTCGGCACAGCAGTTCTCCAAGGAGATGGAAGACGGCTACAAGCAGGTGGTCGACGACCCACAACAACCCAATTACGCCAAGGAGGCAACCGCCGAATACCGGGACATGTACAAGGACGGGAAGTATAAGAACTACAACTTGGACAAGGCCGACGAAGGCAACTGGTGGGTCTCCGTGCAGGACCCGACACGGCTCAACGACCCGGCAGCATGGACCTGCAGCGACCTTCCCTCCTGGGTGAAGAACGGCGACATCGCACCCGTCAAGAACGCGATCTCCCCGGAGGTCCTCGCCGAACTCGCCTACAACCGTATTCTGTTGCCGGGCACCAAGGTCTCGCTCGCTCCGGGGGACACCACCAAGGTCAATCTCTCCACCTGGGCCTGGCTGGACAAGGCCAGGTTCAAGAAGGTCTCCGTAACCGCCTCACTGAACGTAGCCGGCCTGAACATCCAGGCCACCACGACCGCTGAACCTGTATCTCTCAAGCTTGAACCCGGCATCGCTGACGCCGAGACCTACCCGGCGTCGGGTGAATGCGCAGTCAGTTCCGACGGTTCCGTCGGCGAGCCGTACGCCACGGGCAAGGCCGACCAGGACCCGCCCTGCGGCATCAAGTACCTCCGCTCCTCCGGCAGCGGCACGTTCCCGCTGAAGGCCACCGTCACCTGGCGGATCACCTGGACGGGAACCGGTGGCGCGGGTGGCGATCTACCCGACGGCACCTTCGGCACGACACAGGACGTCACCGTGCAGGAGATTCAGGCGGTCAACAGGTAGCAGGCGGAACGAGCGGGATCGCAGTAACTTGGAGGATCAGCCAGGCCGCGGTTGCGGAAATTTACGGCCGCCGCACTTGCACCACCAACAGCCGCGAGGGAGCAGGGTGGACCGTCGGCCGCGGGAGATCCCTGGCTACGCTCTGGACCACCTGATCTTGGCCATCGCCGCGGCGGTACCGCTGCCCCCTCCGCTGCTCGCGGCGGGTCGGCACCGAGACAGGCACCTCCGTGAGCGCGGCCGGCCACAGCAGGCGACACCGAGAAGACACCATCGTGCGGCAGGCAGCAACGCCGATCTGTACGAAGGCCTTGCCCAGCGATAGCGCTGGGGTTCTCGGTCTCGCATCAGGGAGCTTTACTCTCCATTGGACGAGTCCATGCCATTCACATAATGCCCCCGACTACCGTCGAGGCGTTGGCATGTGCACAGAGTGAGATTCGGGGGCGGGTGGCATGTCGGACCTGAAGAAGCAGGCCTCATCCATGCACAAGGCGGCGTCGGGGCTGCGAGGGGTGGGACAGCACACGGCGAAGCCACTGGCGGAGTTCTCGGCGCAGCAGCACGATCTGAAGGCGCTGGGGGCGCTGGGCTCGTTGCTGGGTGCGAAGAGCGAGATCGAGAAGGGCATGGCCACTCTGTCCAAGCTGACGAAGCAGCTGGAGCAGGAGTGGGAGTCGGAGGCGAAGTTCATCGGTGAGGTCTCCGATGCTTTCGATCTGCTGGATGTGCTGCTGGCGGCGGCTCAGGGGAAGAAGGGCTGAGGCGTCGGGTCATGGTGGATCTCAATCCGCTGCATTACATCAACAAGTTCAACCACATGTTCGGCGACAGTGTCGCCAGTGGTCTTGAGTTTCTGGGCATCTCCGATCCTGCGGTGGATCCGGACGGGGTGCGGGAGATAGCGAAGAAGTGGCGGCATCTGGCCCAGGGCCTGGATGATGCCTCCACCGCCGCTGATGGGGCGTTGTCGGGGGTGGAGTGGGAGGGCAAGGCGGCCAAGGCCTTCCACAAGCGGTCGAAAGCGGCGCGTAAGCAGGCCGGGGACATGGCGCATTCGCTGCGTGAGGGTGCGAACGGACTGGACGATTTTGCGGACAAAGCACATGAGTTGCTGTCCGAGATCGGTGTGATTCTGGCGGAGATCGCCGAGTACGAGATCGCGGGCCTGGCCCTGTCCGTCCTGACCGCGGGTGCCTCAGAGGTGGCCTCGACGCTGATGTCCGGCGAGCGGGCGATGAAGGTCGTCGCGCTGGTCGGCCGGATCGAGGAGGAGGGCACGACCCTGGGCACGGTGGTGCGCCGGGTGATGCAGGTCATCGAGCAGGTCGAGCGGGCGTTGAAGGCGCTCAAGGAGATCCGGGGCGTCGCGGCGGCTGGCCGGATGGCCAAGGAGGGGCTGGAGTTCACGGCATTCCAGACGATGCTGGAGGATCCGTCGGCGTTCAAGGATCCGGGGAAGCTGGCCGGGATCCTGACCGAGGGCGCGCTGATGGGCGTCGGCTTCGGCATGCTGGGCAAGGCGCTGGGCAAGGGCCTCAAAGCCCTTGGCCCGGCGGCTTTGGCGAAGTTGAGCAAGTCGATGGGCCTGGACTGCGCGGCCTTCGAGCGGCTGCGCCTGAACCCGGGCTTCGACAAGCTACCCGCCTCCATCCGCAACATGGTCAAGAAGTTCGTCCGGGACCCGATCGACGTGGCCACCGGCGATATGGCCCTGACCCGCACGGACGTGACCCTGCCAGGCGTGCTCCCCCTGGTCCTGGAGCGCACGCACATATCGTCCTACCACTACGGCGGCTGGTTCGGCCCGTCCTGGGCCTCCACCCTGGACCAGCGTGTTCAGGCGGACGAAGACGGCTTCGTCTACGCCACCGCTGACGGCGCCCGCCTGTGCTTCCCCCGCCCGGATGACGAGACAAACACGCCTGTGGGCCCGGAGACGCCCGGCTCCCGCCTCACTCTGTCCTGGGACACCGACATCGACGGCGGCATCCGCGTCCACGATCCGGATGCCGGGCTGTCGTATGTATTTCACAGCCCGGTCGCGGCTGCCGACGACACGGTCGTGGACCTGCCCCTGCAATGCATCCAGGACCGCAATGGCAACCGCATCACCGTCGAGTACTCGGACGGCGATGTCCCGGGCGCGGTGGTCCACTCCGGCGGCTACCGCATCGCCCTCGACCACGACCGGGCGCGTTCCCGCATCATCGGCCTGCGCCTGATCGACCCCGCACACCCGAACCGCCCCGGCACCACCCTGTTCACCTTCGGCTACGACGAGGCCGGCCACCTGGCCGAGGAATACAACTCCTCCGGACTGCCGATGCAGTACACCTACGACACCGACGGCCGCATCACGTCCTGGACGGACCGCAACAACACCACCTACTGGTACCAGTACGACGACCAGGGCCGGGCCATCGCCACCGGTGGCACTGGCGACGCCCTCGCCTCCACCCTCACCTACGACACCGAAACGCTGACCACCCGTGTGACCGACTCCCTCGGCCACACCCGCGTCTACGAACATAACGAACACCTGCGCCTGATCCGCGAGACCGACCCCCTCGGCAACGTCAGCGGCCAGGAGTGGGACAACCGATTGCGACTGAGCTCGTTTGTCGATCCGCTGGGGAACGCCACAGAATTCGGCTACAGCGATCAAGGCGACCTGGTCAGAGCCGTCCGGCCCGACGGTCACGAGACGACAGCCATATACACCGCACCAGGGCTTGTCGAGACGGTGACGGATCCAGATGGCTCAGTGTGGCGTCAAAGTTACGACGAGCGCGGAAATTGCGTTGCGGTGACGGGCCCAAGCGGGGCGACGACTCGCTTCGCCTACAACCGCTTGGGGCACCTGACGTCGATCACCGATACTCTGGGACACCTCACACGCATACAAAGCGACCCGGTGGGACTGCCGCTCGAGATCCGGGATCCGCTAGGCAACGTCACTGTGTATGAGCGCGACTCATTTGGCCGCACCGTCGCGATCACGGACCCCCTAGGCGCTACTACTCGCCTGGAGTGGACGATCGACGGACAGCCCGCTCGGCGGATCAGGCCCGACGGAACTACGGAGTGCTGGGAGTACGACGGCGAAGGAAACTGCACCGCCCACTTCAGTCCGACGGGAGCGGTAACTCGTTTCGAGTACGGTCACTTCGACCTGCTGACAGCGCGTGTCGACCCCGACGGGGTGCGCTACGAGTACACGCATGACAGCGAGCTGCGCCTCGTACGCGTCACGAATCCTGTGGGCCGTTCATGGCGGTACGAGTTCGACCCCGCAGGCCGCCTGGCCGCGGAGACGGACTTTGACGGTAGTAGGCTCAGCTACATCCATGACGCCGCCGGCCGCCTCGTCAGCCGGAGTAACGCGATCGGCCAACACATCCGGCTTGACCACGATTCACTCGGCCGAGTCGTCCGCAAAGACGCCCACGGTCTTGTCACCACGTACGCGTACGACACCAGCGGGCGACTTGTACAGGCGACAGGACCCGATGCGTCGATGCATCGGCGCTTCGACATCGGTGGCAACCTGGCGGCCGAGACAGTCAACGGCCGTACGATGAGGTACACATACGACGAAGGCGGACGACGCAGGAGCCGCATCACCCCGACAGGCGCCGTAACCACTTACACCCACGATGCCGCGGACAACCTCGTGCAGCTGAGTGCCGCAAGTGCAACGATCGACCTTGCCTATGACGGGGTCGGCCGCGAACTCATCCGGCGCGTCGGCGAGTCCGTCACCCTGACCAGCGCCTACGACGCGGTGGGCCGTCTCACCTCCCATGCTGTAACGGGTCTCGGTGGCCGAGTTGTCCAGAAGCACGAGTACTGCTATCGACCGGATGGCTATCTTGAGCGCCTGAACAGCTACCTGGGCGGCAGTCGGCGTATCTCTCTGGATGTCATCGGACGGGTCACGGAGATCCAAGCGGACGGCTGGACGGAACGTTACGCGTACGACGAAACCGGTAACCAGACCATGGCGGAATGGCCGTCTGCCCACCCAGGCCACGAGGCCACCGGACCACGTGAGTACGTGGGCAACCGTATCGCACGGGCAGGGCGTGTCCGCTACGAGCACGACTGCCTGGGCCGGATCACCCTGAGGCAGAAGACCAGGCTCTCTCGCAAGCCGGATACCTGGCGCTACAGCTGGGATGCGGAAGACCGTCTCACCGAGGTCGTTACGCCGGACGGGACCCTCTGGCGCTACCTCTACGATCCTTTGGGGCGCCGCATCGCCAAGCTGCGGTTGGCCGAGGACGCCACGACAGCCGTGGAGCAGGTGGACTTCACCTGGGATGCCAGCACGCTGTGCGAGCAGACCGCCGCCGCTGCGGATACTCCCCATCGCCTCACTCTGACTTGGGATCACGATGGTTTGCAGCCGCTTGTCCAAAGTGAACGTGTCACTCTCGCTGACTCCCCTCAAGAAGAGGTCGATTCACGCTTCTTCGCGATCGTTACGGACCTCGTCGGCTCCCCCACGGAACTTCTCGACAAGGACGGGACCATCAAGTGGCGCACGCGCTCCACGCTTTGGGGAAAGACGGCCTGGGCGAAAGGCAGTACCGCCTACACGCCACTCAGATTCCCCGGGCAATACTATGATCCAGAAACCGACCTCCACTACAATCACTTCCGCTATTACGACCCGGAGAGTGCCCGCTACCTTAGCCCTGATCCCCTCGGGCTGGTTCCTGCGCCGAACCCTCTCACCTACGTCCACAACCCACAGTCGTGGGCCGATCCACTGGGGCTGGCGCCCAAGTGCCGCGAACTGGGGTTGCGCCAGGCGGCGCTGGACGCGATCGAGAAGCTTGAGAACATCAAAAAGGATCCCCTCAAGGATATAAACTCCCAGCCGAAGCACAACCACTACAATGCAGCGCGCCGGGAGGCGCGAGGCGAGGTGGTCGCCATGAAACCCGATGGGACCCCCTTCGATCACATCAAGGACCTAACTCAGGCTCGCAACGGTTTGAACAACGTCCGGGAAGCCCTGGAGAAGGAGTTGAAAAACCCTCCAGACGGTATTACTGAGCGAGGCCTTGAGGTGCTGATAAGAAGGCGAAAGGAAACCATCGACGAACTCGACCGATTGAACGGATTCCTGCACTCCATCCGCCATCAATAGAATCACACAAGAAAGGTTACGGCGTTGCCTCATTCCGTCGACCGCAGTAAATCGCTTGAACAGCTGGAGGGTCGTTGGCCAGCCCCTCCGGAGGACACAACCTCATTGGTCAAGGCCGTCCATGAGTTGCGTCGGCGTCCCGTCGGAACACTACAGCCCCACGAGCTTGCCCGACTGATCGCCCAGAACGTCGGACTTCCTTCGCTACTTCCGCTGGCGGTGGAGATCCTGAGAGAAAAGGCACCCGGTCAGGCAGCGGGCGGCTTCTATGACGACGACTTGTTGTATGCGGTGGTCACCGTCAGCCCGCAGATGTGGACGGAGTTTCCTGAACTCGCCCGGGAGCTAAAGGAAGCGGTAACCATGTTGACCAATTTGTCGGGTTACGTGAAACCGGACGTCGAGGGGTTCCTTGCCTCGCTTCCGGAGGAAATTTGAGAACGATGCAAAGCTGATGCCAAGGTGCTGCCAGGGCCCGCGGAACTCCAGGAGGCCGTGTGCGCAGGAGCCGACGTAATGGATGACGCGATCTTCAAGGGCACTACCAGCAGCGAGGCCGTCGGCTTACGCTGCCGCGTGATGCCGCCCACCGCGGGGCGTCACCCAGGCACTCGGTCAACCGGATCCGGCGTACTGCACCTCGGCGTACGGCGCCGAGGGATCGGCCAACACCTTTCAGGCGCAGGAGAGCAGGTCGTGCCTGCGTCCAGTTGTGCGACCTCGATGTCGTCGGCCAGGCTCGACAGGTATCCGCCCTGGCTGCCCGGCGCGAGCCAGCGGTCATGCCCCGGGACGGTCGCCTCCGTCGCCGCGGTCTCTTGCCGAACAACCGTAGAGCCGTCTGTGGCTACCTGGTCATGATGTGAGCTTCTATGCCTGTACTGCTGGGGCTACGTACAGTTCACCCGTGTTCGAATTCAACCCGGCGCGGCCCAAGTTGGAGCAGATCTCTGAAGATTTCCGCAAGCGGATCGCTCCTTCGTAGCTAACCGTTGACGAGCCCTCGGGCATTGCTCATGGACTAGGCCTTGCCGTTGCCGTGTACACGGTTTAGCGGCTG from Streptomyces roseochromogenus subsp. oscitans DS 12.976 encodes the following:
- a CDS encoding type II secretion system F family protein, with translation MDFGALGALFSTAVLYSIGSGVAVGGGLALLLIAIRGLPAKPEHEKQRANERAAELVRFAGRRGSLAVIVGLAVLLLTRWAVAGIAAGVLVFFWDRLFGGAAEERAAMRRVEALASWTESLRDTIAGAVGLEQAIPASARAAAPVLRPHLDALVDRLRARTPLPDALHILADEIDDASADIIVAALILNARLRGPGLRQVLGALAKSAREEVDMRQRVMAQRASTRRSVQIVVAVSVAFVLGLAVFNRDFVAPYGTPVGQLVLSVVCALFALGFWWLRKLSTIETPERFLVRDESAVLFVRPRTPAAQEEGVRG
- a CDS encoding contact-dependent growth inhibition system immunity protein, with translation MPHSVDRSKSLEQLEGRWPAPPEDTTSLVKAVHELRRRPVGTLQPHELARLIAQNVGLPSLLPLAVEILREKAPGQAAGGFYDDDLLYAVVTVSPQMWTEFPELARELKEAVTMLTNLSGYVKPDVEGFLASLPEEI
- a CDS encoding CpaF family protein; its protein translation is MTAVDHQLVKRFRQDAGDRIAEQRRLDQVSGVAPMSTEDERQYARAVIAQILEEHARAEINAGRTPLDAETEEQYAAAVHAALFGVGRLQPLLDDPEVENIDINGCDQVFVGFADGREVKGEPVADSDEELIELIQVLGAYSGLSSRPFDSANPQLDLRLPDGSRLSAVMDVARRPALSIRRARMGKVFISDLVGNGTLTPEVAHFMACAVRARKNIMIAGATNAGKTTLLRALANEIPPHERLITVERALELGLDTFPDLHPNVVAFEERLPNSEGQGAIPMAELVRRSLRMNPSRVIVGEVLGDEIVTMLNAMSQGNDGSLSTIHANSSSEVFNRISTYALQASERLPIEASQMLIAGAVNFVVFIQRRNNFQSGGRLQRMVTSVREVNGVDGRVLSSEIFAEAPDGRVVPHAPIACLEDLMAQGYRPHGSWG
- a CDS encoding polymorphic toxin type 28 domain-containing protein, producing MVDLNPLHYINKFNHMFGDSVASGLEFLGISDPAVDPDGVREIAKKWRHLAQGLDDASTAADGALSGVEWEGKAAKAFHKRSKAARKQAGDMAHSLREGANGLDDFADKAHELLSEIGVILAEIAEYEIAGLALSVLTAGASEVASTLMSGERAMKVVALVGRIEEEGTTLGTVVRRVMQVIEQVERALKALKEIRGVAAAGRMAKEGLEFTAFQTMLEDPSAFKDPGKLAGILTEGALMGVGFGMLGKALGKGLKALGPAALAKLSKSMGLDCAAFERLRLNPGFDKLPASIRNMVKKFVRDPIDVATGDMALTRTDVTLPGVLPLVLERTHISSYHYGGWFGPSWASTLDQRVQADEDGFVYATADGARLCFPRPDDETNTPVGPETPGSRLTLSWDTDIDGGIRVHDPDAGLSYVFHSPVAAADDTVVDLPLQCIQDRNGNRITVEYSDGDVPGAVVHSGGYRIALDHDRARSRIIGLRLIDPAHPNRPGTTLFTFGYDEAGHLAEEYNSSGLPMQYTYDTDGRITSWTDRNNTTYWYQYDDQGRAIATGGTGDALASTLTYDTETLTTRVTDSLGHTRVYEHNEHLRLIRETDPLGNVSGQEWDNRLRLSSFVDPLGNATEFGYSDQGDLVRAVRPDGHETTAIYTAPGLVETVTDPDGSVWRQSYDERGNCVAVTGPSGATTRFAYNRLGHLTSITDTLGHLTRIQSDPVGLPLEIRDPLGNVTVYERDSFGRTVAITDPLGATTRLEWTIDGQPARRIRPDGTTECWEYDGEGNCTAHFSPTGAVTRFEYGHFDLLTARVDPDGVRYEYTHDSELRLVRVTNPVGRSWRYEFDPAGRLAAETDFDGSRLSYIHDAAGRLVSRSNAIGQHIRLDHDSLGRVVRKDAHGLVTTYAYDTSGRLVQATGPDASMHRRFDIGGNLAAETVNGRTMRYTYDEGGRRRSRITPTGAVTTYTHDAADNLVQLSAASATIDLAYDGVGRELIRRVGESVTLTSAYDAVGRLTSHAVTGLGGRVVQKHEYCYRPDGYLERLNSYLGGSRRISLDVIGRVTEIQADGWTERYAYDETGNQTMAEWPSAHPGHEATGPREYVGNRIARAGRVRYEHDCLGRITLRQKTRLSRKPDTWRYSWDAEDRLTEVVTPDGTLWRYLYDPLGRRIAKLRLAEDATTAVEQVDFTWDASTLCEQTAAAADTPHRLTLTWDHDGLQPLVQSERVTLADSPQEEVDSRFFAIVTDLVGSPTELLDKDGTIKWRTRSTLWGKTAWAKGSTAYTPLRFPGQYYDPETDLHYNHFRYYDPESARYLSPDPLGLVPAPNPLTYVHNPQSWADPLGLAPKCRELGLRQAALDAIEKLENIKKDPLKDINSQPKHNHYNAARREARGEVVAMKPDGTPFDHIKDLTQARNGLNNVREALEKELKNPPDGITERGLEVLIRRRKETIDELDRLNGFLHSIRHQ